A DNA window from Actinomadura coerulea contains the following coding sequences:
- a CDS encoding sodium-translocating pyrophosphatase: MPGFSLSSPASAEVDLGGGDLSLVVVVAVVALLALAVAAGLVRDVLAAGQGTAKMQEIARAVQVGAGAYLKRQFRTVAIFVVLIPLVLLLLPADSTGERIGRSVFFVIGAIFSAVTGFTGMWLAVRGNVRVAAAAREEGGEKTAMRIAFRTGGVAGMFTVGLGLFGAAVVVLAYQGDAPKVLEGFGFGAALLAMFMRVGGGIFTKAADVGADLVGKVEQGIPEDDPRNAATIADNVGDNVGDCAGMAADLFESYAVMLVAALILGTAAFGNQGLVFPLIVPMIGVITAVIGIFAVAPRSGDRSGMTAINRGFFISAGISAVLVAVAAFVYLPSSFAELEGVRDKAIAGLDADPRWVALGSVLIGIVLASAIQLLTGYFTETNRKPVKEVTDSARTGPATVILSGISLGLESAVYTALVIGAAVYGAFLLGFGNTTVALFAVAMAGTGLLTTVGVIVSMDTFGPVSDNAQGIAEMSGDVQGEAASVLERLDAVGNTTKAITKGIAIATAVLAATALFGSFRTTVIAALAGASTSAKDAIGAEFLNFNLSIASPNVLIGLIIGAAVVFMFSGLAIMAVGRAAGRVVVEVREQFRTKPGIMDYTEKPDYDRVVDICTRDAQRELATPGLLAILTPIAVGFALGYAPLGAFLGGAIAAGVLMAVFLANSGGAWDNAKKLVEEGHLGGKGSEAHEATIIGDTVGDPFKDTAGPAINPLIKVMNLVALLIADAVVTYAGNTALRVGVTVLSVGVVVAAIVVSKRRADPIGDSSADPAVEGGRPGPDAAKSGGAAGALGKGVREEAEFGAEGGAGGVGGRPPSDSAVGADPAAAKAEPDAEESSAGKS, from the coding sequence ATGCCCGGGTTTTCCCTGTCAAGCCCGGCCAGCGCTGAAGTGGATCTCGGCGGCGGCGACCTTTCCCTGGTCGTCGTCGTCGCCGTGGTCGCACTGCTCGCACTGGCCGTCGCCGCGGGTCTCGTACGCGACGTCCTGGCCGCCGGCCAGGGCACCGCCAAGATGCAAGAGATCGCGCGCGCCGTTCAGGTGGGCGCGGGCGCCTATCTGAAACGCCAGTTCCGGACGGTCGCGATCTTCGTGGTCCTGATCCCGCTCGTCCTGCTGCTCCTGCCCGCCGACTCCACCGGCGAGCGGATCGGCCGGTCCGTCTTCTTCGTCATCGGGGCGATCTTCTCCGCCGTCACCGGGTTCACCGGCATGTGGCTGGCCGTCCGGGGCAACGTCCGGGTCGCCGCCGCCGCCCGCGAGGAGGGCGGCGAGAAGACCGCGATGCGGATCGCCTTCCGCACCGGCGGCGTCGCCGGCATGTTCACCGTCGGCCTCGGCCTGTTCGGCGCCGCCGTCGTGGTCCTGGCCTACCAGGGCGACGCGCCGAAGGTGCTGGAGGGCTTCGGCTTCGGCGCCGCGCTGCTCGCCATGTTCATGCGGGTCGGCGGCGGCATCTTCACCAAGGCCGCCGACGTCGGCGCCGACCTGGTCGGCAAGGTCGAGCAGGGCATCCCCGAGGACGACCCGCGCAACGCGGCGACGATCGCCGACAACGTGGGCGACAACGTCGGCGACTGCGCCGGCATGGCCGCCGACCTGTTCGAGTCGTACGCGGTCATGCTCGTCGCGGCGCTGATCCTCGGCACCGCGGCGTTCGGGAACCAGGGCCTGGTGTTCCCGCTGATCGTGCCGATGATCGGCGTGATCACCGCGGTGATCGGCATCTTCGCGGTGGCGCCCCGCTCCGGCGACCGGTCCGGGATGACCGCGATCAACCGGGGCTTCTTCATCTCCGCGGGGATCTCGGCGGTCCTCGTCGCGGTGGCCGCGTTCGTGTACCTGCCCTCGTCCTTCGCGGAGCTGGAAGGCGTCCGCGACAAGGCCATCGCCGGCCTGGACGCCGACCCGCGGTGGGTCGCGCTCGGGTCCGTCCTGATCGGCATCGTGCTCGCCAGCGCGATCCAGCTGCTCACCGGCTACTTCACCGAGACCAACCGCAAGCCGGTCAAGGAGGTCACCGACAGCGCCCGGACGGGTCCCGCCACGGTCATCCTGTCGGGCATCTCGCTCGGCCTGGAGTCCGCCGTCTACACCGCGCTGGTGATCGGCGCCGCCGTGTACGGGGCGTTCCTGCTCGGCTTCGGCAACACCACCGTCGCGCTGTTCGCGGTGGCGATGGCGGGCACCGGGCTGCTCACCACCGTCGGCGTGATCGTCTCGATGGACACCTTCGGGCCCGTCTCCGACAACGCCCAGGGCATCGCCGAGATGTCCGGGGACGTCCAGGGCGAGGCCGCCTCGGTGCTGGAGCGGCTGGACGCGGTCGGCAACACCACCAAGGCCATCACCAAGGGCATCGCGATCGCGACGGCGGTGCTCGCGGCGACCGCGCTGTTCGGCTCGTTCCGCACGACGGTGATCGCGGCGCTCGCCGGCGCGTCGACCAGCGCCAAGGACGCGATCGGCGCCGAGTTCCTGAACTTCAACCTGTCGATCGCGAGCCCGAACGTGCTGATCGGGCTGATCATCGGTGCGGCCGTGGTGTTCATGTTCTCCGGCCTGGCGATCATGGCGGTGGGCCGTGCGGCGGGCCGGGTCGTGGTCGAGGTGCGCGAGCAGTTCCGCACCAAGCCCGGGATCATGGACTACACCGAGAAGCCCGACTACGACCGGGTCGTGGACATCTGCACCCGGGACGCGCAGCGCGAGCTCGCCACCCCGGGCCTGCTGGCCATCCTGACGCCGATCGCGGTCGGGTTCGCCCTCGGGTACGCGCCCCTCGGCGCCTTCCTCGGCGGCGCCATCGCGGCGGGCGTGCTGATGGCGGTGTTCCTCGCCAACTCCGGCGGCGCGTGGGACAACGCCAAGAAGCTCGTCGAGGAGGGCCACCTCGGCGGCAAGGGCAGCGAGGCGCACGAGGCCACGATCATCGGCGACACGGTCGGCGACCCCTTCAAGGACACCGCCGGCCCCGCGATCAACCCGCTGATCAAGGTGATGAACCTGGTCGCGCTGCTGATCGCGGACGCGGTGGTGACCTACGCGGGCAACACGGCGCTGCGCGTCGGCGTCACCGTGCTGTCCGTCGGGGTCGTCGTCGCGGCGATCGTGGTCTCCAAGCGGCGCGCCGACCCGATCGGCGACTCCTCCGCCGACCCCGCCGTCGAGGGCGGCAGGCCGGGGCCGGACGCGGCGAAGAGCGGCGGGGCCGCCGGGGCGCTCGGCAAAGGCGTTCGGGAGGAGGCCGAGTTCGGCGCCGAAGGCGGCGCGGGGGGCGTGGGGGGTCGCCCTCCCTCGGACAGCGCCGTAGGCGCCGATCCGGCCGCGGCCAAGGCCGAGCCGGACGCCGAGGAGTCGTCCGCAGGCAAGTCCTGA
- a CDS encoding ATP-binding protein: MSTVELSFSALPVHVRTARLIVTAVARRSGVAEPLLDEVRLAVAEACSRAVEAHRRHCPDEPVRLELRGEKGRFEVIVSDTVPGDLQPDGPPAAAVDDGADEFEYGLGEGTAELGLAVIAGLADDVEIANTPKGVQIRMSWPAEAEATI; encoded by the coding sequence GTGTCGACCGTTGAACTGTCCTTCAGCGCGCTGCCCGTCCACGTCCGGACCGCCCGGCTGATCGTGACCGCCGTCGCCCGTCGCAGCGGCGTCGCCGAACCTCTGCTGGACGAGGTCCGGCTCGCGGTCGCCGAAGCGTGCTCCCGGGCCGTGGAGGCGCACCGCCGGCACTGCCCGGACGAACCCGTCCGCCTCGAACTGCGCGGCGAGAAAGGCCGCTTCGAGGTGATCGTCAGCGACACCGTCCCCGGTGACCTCCAGCCGGACGGGCCCCCCGCGGCCGCCGTGGACGATGGCGCGGACGAGTTCGAGTACGGCCTGGGCGAGGGCACCGCTGAACTGGGTCTGGCCGTCATCGCCGGGCTCGCCGACGACGTGGAGATCGCCAACACGCCGAAGGGGGTCCAGATACGGATGAGCTGGCCGGCCGAAGCCGAGGCGACCATCTAG
- a CDS encoding STAS domain-containing protein yields MDLKVNDYTTDDGLTVINVEGEIDVYTAPKLREKLIDLVNKGKFHLLVDMEKVEFLDSTGLGVLVGGLKRVRAHDGSLELVCTQERILKIFRITGLTKVFGIHDSIAEAEEKRKGAK; encoded by the coding sequence GTGGATCTGAAGGTTAACGACTACACCACCGACGATGGCCTCACCGTCATCAACGTGGAGGGCGAGATCGACGTCTACACGGCGCCGAAGCTTCGCGAGAAGCTCATCGACCTGGTCAACAAGGGCAAGTTCCACCTGCTCGTGGACATGGAGAAGGTGGAGTTCCTCGACTCGACCGGGCTCGGCGTCCTCGTCGGCGGGTTGAAGCGGGTGCGCGCCCACGACGGCTCGCTGGAGCTCGTCTGCACCCAGGAGCGCATCCTCAAGATCTTCCGGATCACGGGGTTGACCAAGGTCTTCGGCATCCACGACTCGATCGCCGAGGCCGAGGAGAAGCGCAAGGGCGCCAAGTAG
- a CDS encoding DEAD/DEAH box helicase, whose translation MGAQRSSTPLDRLLADPGRRERITHVESVPARRGRRAAWPSWSTPLLVERLAAAGIESPWEHQSTAAEHARAGRSVIIATGTASGKSLAYLLPCVEAIYAGEENPRHEGTVLYLSPTKALAADQLRALRSLRLTRVRAATYDGDTPQDERTWVRQHANYVLTNPDMLHRSLLPGHARWSSFLRRLRYVVIDEAHGYRGVFGSHVAQVLRRLRRVCGRYHASPTFILASATASEPAAAASRLTGLDVVAVDEDASPRGPATFALWEPPLTDLRGEQGAPVRRTATAEAGDLLADLVVEGVQTLAFVRSRRGAESVALSAKRALHEVAPGLAEQVAAYRAGYLPEERRALEAALRSRSIIGLASTNALELGVDVSGLDAVLVCGWPGTRASLWQQAGRAGRSGQAALSVLVARDDPLDTFLVHHPEAIFGTPVEATVLDPDNPYVLEPHLCAAASELPLTEDDLPLFGPATADLLPDLVRRGLLRRRPAGWYWTRRDRACDLADIRGAGGAPVQVVEASTGRLLGTVDEPSAHTTVHEGAVYIHQGESFIVQTLDLDDSVALVEAADPDYSTTARDVTDIRIVERLRSVSWGEATLNFGTVEVTRQVVAYQMRRLQTGEMLGEKPLDLPPRTLRTRAVWWTLSEAQISRLDDLDLAGAAHAAEHASIGLLPLFATCDRWDIGGVSTAVHPDTGLLTVFVYDGHEGGAGFAERGYGDAAAWLRATRDAIASCECDSGCPSCIQSPKCGNGNDPLDKRGALDLLAVLLHEAPE comes from the coding sequence ATGGGCGCCCAAAGATCCTCAACTCCCCTGGACCGGCTGCTCGCCGACCCCGGACGGCGCGAACGCATCACCCATGTGGAGAGCGTTCCCGCACGTCGGGGCCGCCGTGCCGCGTGGCCCTCCTGGTCGACGCCGCTGCTGGTGGAGCGGCTGGCCGCCGCCGGCATCGAGTCGCCCTGGGAGCACCAGTCCACCGCGGCCGAGCACGCCCGCGCCGGACGCTCTGTGATCATCGCCACAGGGACGGCGTCCGGCAAGTCGCTCGCCTACCTGCTGCCCTGCGTCGAGGCGATCTACGCGGGTGAGGAGAACCCTCGCCACGAGGGGACGGTCCTCTATCTCTCGCCGACCAAGGCTCTGGCCGCCGACCAGCTCCGCGCCCTCCGCTCGCTGCGCCTCACCCGGGTGCGCGCGGCGACCTACGACGGCGACACGCCGCAGGACGAACGGACGTGGGTCCGGCAGCACGCCAACTACGTGCTGACCAACCCTGACATGCTGCACAGGTCGCTCCTTCCCGGGCACGCCCGGTGGTCGTCGTTCTTGCGCCGCCTCCGCTATGTCGTCATCGACGAGGCCCACGGATACCGCGGGGTGTTCGGGTCGCATGTCGCGCAGGTTCTGCGCCGCCTGCGCCGGGTGTGCGGGCGGTACCACGCGTCCCCCACGTTCATCCTCGCTTCGGCCACCGCGTCAGAGCCCGCTGCGGCCGCGTCCCGCCTTACGGGCCTCGATGTAGTGGCCGTGGACGAGGATGCGTCTCCGCGTGGGCCCGCCACGTTCGCCCTATGGGAGCCCCCGCTGACGGACTTGCGCGGTGAGCAGGGCGCACCCGTTCGCCGTACGGCCACCGCCGAAGCCGGTGACCTCTTGGCAGACCTTGTCGTCGAGGGCGTCCAGACGCTCGCCTTCGTCCGGTCCAGGCGCGGTGCAGAGTCGGTGGCGCTCAGCGCCAAGCGCGCTCTGCACGAGGTAGCGCCCGGCTTGGCCGAGCAGGTCGCCGCCTACCGCGCCGGTTATCTGCCCGAGGAACGGCGCGCGCTGGAGGCCGCCCTGCGCTCGCGCTCGATCATCGGCCTGGCGAGCACGAACGCCCTGGAGTTGGGCGTGGACGTCTCCGGGCTCGACGCGGTCCTGGTGTGCGGGTGGCCGGGCACCCGCGCGTCCCTCTGGCAGCAGGCGGGACGCGCCGGACGTTCCGGGCAGGCCGCCCTGTCCGTCCTGGTGGCCCGGGACGACCCGCTCGACACGTTCCTCGTCCACCATCCCGAGGCGATCTTCGGAACGCCGGTCGAGGCCACCGTGCTCGACCCCGACAACCCCTACGTCCTCGAACCGCACCTGTGCGCGGCGGCGTCCGAGCTCCCGCTCACCGAGGACGACCTCCCGCTCTTCGGTCCCGCGACCGCCGACCTGCTGCCGGACCTGGTGCGGCGCGGCCTCCTGCGCCGCCGCCCCGCCGGCTGGTACTGGACGCGCCGCGACAGGGCCTGCGACCTGGCCGACATCCGGGGCGCGGGCGGCGCTCCCGTCCAGGTCGTCGAGGCGTCCACCGGACGGCTTCTCGGCACCGTGGACGAGCCGTCCGCGCACACCACCGTCCATGAGGGTGCCGTCTACATCCACCAGGGAGAGTCGTTCATCGTCCAGACCCTCGACCTGGACGACTCCGTCGCGCTCGTCGAGGCGGCCGATCCCGACTACTCGACCACCGCCCGCGACGTCACCGACATCCGCATCGTGGAGCGGCTCCGCTCGGTCTCCTGGGGCGAGGCCACGCTCAACTTCGGAACCGTCGAAGTCACGCGCCAAGTGGTCGCGTACCAGATGCGCCGCTTGCAAACGGGGGAGATGCTCGGCGAGAAGCCTCTGGACCTGCCGCCACGGACTCTCCGTACGCGCGCCGTATGGTGGACGCTCTCCGAAGCGCAGATCTCGCGTTTGGACGACCTCGACCTGGCAGGCGCCGCCCACGCCGCCGAACACGCCTCGATCGGCCTGCTCCCCTTGTTCGCCACGTGCGACCGCTGGGACATCGGCGGTGTCTCTACGGCCGTCCACCCCGACACCGGGCTGCTCACCGTCTTCGTCTACGACGGCCACGAAGGCGGCGCTGGTTTCGCCGAGCGCGGCTACGGCGACGCCGCGGCCTGGCTACGCGCTACCCGCGACGCCATCGCGTCCTGCGAGTGCGATTCGGGCTGCCCGTCCTGCATCCAGTCCCCCAAGTGCGGTAACGGCAACGACCCCTTGGACAAGCGCGGCGCCCTCGACCTTCTGGCCGTCCTCCTGCACGAGGCCCCGGAGTAG